AACGCTAGACTTTTAGCAGAAGGTATTGCTATTAAATTAGAAAACCGTGGAAGCTTTAGACTTGCACAAAAATTTGCAATTAGAAGTGCTATGAAAGCTGGAGCAAAAGGTATTAAAACATCTGTTTCTGGTCGTCTAAACGGTGTTGATATGGCAAGAACTGAAGGTTATAGTGAAGGTGAAATGAAATTACATACTTTAAGACAAGATGTACAATATGCTATGACAACAGCTAAAACAACATATGGAATTTTAGGTGTTAAAGTTTGATTATCATTAGGTGAAATTCTTAACAAAGATCATAATGATTTAATGGAACTAGAAGCTCATAAACCACAAAGAAAACAAAGAAAAGGCGGTGACAAACATGCTTCAACCAAAAAGAACTAAACATAGAAAAATGTTTCGTATCCGTCATGATAAAGTAAAAGCACATAGAAATAACACTGTTTCATTTGGTGAATTTGGATTAAAATCAACAAGTTCAGCATGAATAAGCGCAAGACAAATTGAAGCAGCTCGTATCGCTATTACTCGTCGTATGGGCCGTGAAGGAAAAGTTATTATTAAAATTTTTCCAAGCATGTCAAAAACTTCAAAACCAATTGGAGTTCGTATGGGTTCTGGTAAAGGATCACCTGATCAATGATTTGCAGTTGTTAAAGAAGGAACAGTAATGTTTGAGGTTTTAGGTAATACTACTGAAACATTAAAAGATGCTCTAAGACTAGGCGGTCATAAATTACCTGTAACTTGAAAAATCGTATCAAAAGAAATAACCCAAGAACCAAAGGGGGCAATGTAGTATGTCTTACTCAGAATTAAAAGAAAAATCTATAAAAGAACTTGAAGAACTTTTATCTAATTTAAAAGCAGAACTATTCTC
The sequence above is a segment of the [Mycoplasma] phocae genome. Coding sequences within it:
- the rpsC gene encoding 30S ribosomal protein S3 is translated as MGQKVNPNGFRYGITKNLNSTWYSDKKDFATFLLEDQKIYNFFDKKVREYLIGQVQIRRDQQGHTIVLVYTAKPAAFLGTNGENVKNLTQQLKKVLKNKKANITINVLEVKNADLNARLLAEGIAIKLENRGSFRLAQKFAIRSAMKAGAKGIKTSVSGRLNGVDMARTEGYSEGEMKLHTLRQDVQYAMTTAKTTYGILGVKVWLSLGEILNKDHNDLMELEAHKPQRKQRKGGDKHASTKKN
- the rplP gene encoding 50S ribosomal protein L16, whose product is MLQPKRTKHRKMFRIRHDKVKAHRNNTVSFGEFGLKSTSSAWISARQIEAARIAITRRMGREGKVIIKIFPSMSKTSKPIGVRMGSGKGSPDQWFAVVKEGTVMFEVLGNTTETLKDALRLGGHKLPVTWKIVSKEITQEPKGAM